One region of Natronolimnobius baerhuensis genomic DNA includes:
- a CDS encoding Coenzyme F420 hydrogenase/dehydrogenase, beta subunit C-terminal domain: protein METNGTDDEKRPFPGVPESEDEDEAVIVSDAGSTPRSRAESDNAREGTVQASEGESCSPDTCTCGEQTADAADTSDQRVATDGAGVANVDENGELGDLEFTEPATDVSQDVYDDAPDTRVGIPDGVDLETPEYSIRSQMNDIETPDEKTWFMELDEAVIDEGRCIQCGTCVAACPSDSIGIDDDGLPELVKMCTGCSLCWDFCPRGGLRYERQWKITGGEDNVKGAGDPITEFSAKVDDDWTDNAQDGGVVTGMLATLLEEGEIDGALIATESEEDAWKAESFLATTKEELIENAGTVYNQTMALGNLNLEQWEDKLPDKDWEDLSLALVGTPCEIEGIRALQDFEWDYQKQDEGVRAIDYTIALMCTKNFNYQSLMGEMVQEQRGIDPEDIGKMDVLHGKMMIYGHDGEMILEEDIKNFHDAALKGCDECADFTGFCADVTVGSVGSSDEYSSVILRTEQGVKAWDLTEPNLEYHDLEDKSAVGKLQGWDKKKAFESLERPFDPDAPRFIDYTDHAENYGTALNPHDQGH, encoded by the coding sequence ATGGAGACTAACGGAACCGACGATGAAAAGCGTCCGTTCCCCGGCGTCCCAGAGTCTGAGGACGAGGACGAAGCCGTTATTGTCTCTGATGCAGGATCCACCCCACGCTCTCGAGCAGAATCCGACAACGCTCGAGAAGGCACAGTGCAGGCGTCTGAGGGCGAGAGTTGCTCGCCGGATACCTGTACCTGCGGCGAGCAGACGGCCGACGCCGCCGACACCAGCGACCAGCGCGTCGCTACCGACGGAGCCGGCGTCGCAAACGTCGACGAGAACGGCGAACTCGGCGACCTCGAGTTCACCGAGCCCGCGACGGACGTGAGCCAGGACGTCTACGACGACGCGCCGGACACCCGCGTTGGGATTCCGGACGGCGTCGACCTTGAGACGCCGGAGTACTCGATTCGCTCGCAGATGAACGACATCGAGACGCCGGACGAGAAGACCTGGTTCATGGAACTCGACGAGGCGGTCATCGACGAAGGCCGCTGTATCCAGTGTGGGACGTGTGTCGCCGCCTGTCCGTCTGACTCGATTGGAATCGACGACGACGGACTGCCGGAACTCGTCAAGATGTGTACCGGCTGTTCGCTCTGTTGGGACTTCTGTCCGCGGGGCGGGCTCCGGTACGAGCGCCAGTGGAAGATCACCGGCGGCGAGGACAACGTCAAGGGCGCTGGCGACCCGATCACGGAGTTCTCCGCGAAGGTCGACGACGACTGGACCGACAACGCCCAGGACGGCGGCGTCGTCACCGGGATGCTCGCGACCTTACTCGAGGAAGGAGAGATCGACGGGGCACTCATCGCGACCGAAAGCGAGGAGGACGCCTGGAAAGCAGAAAGCTTCCTTGCGACGACGAAAGAGGAACTCATCGAAAACGCCGGCACCGTCTACAACCAGACGATGGCACTCGGCAACCTCAATCTCGAGCAGTGGGAGGACAAACTCCCCGACAAGGACTGGGAGGACCTCTCGCTGGCCCTCGTCGGCACGCCGTGTGAGATCGAAGGCATCCGCGCCCTGCAGGACTTCGAGTGGGACTACCAGAAACAGGACGAAGGCGTCCGCGCCATCGACTACACCATCGCCCTGATGTGTACGAAGAACTTCAACTACCAGAGTCTCATGGGCGAGATGGTCCAGGAACAGCGCGGCATCGACCCCGAAGACATCGGCAAGATGGACGTCCTCCACGGCAAGATGATGATCTACGGCCACGACGGCGAGATGATCTTAGAGGAGGACATCAAGAACTTCCACGACGCCGCGCTCAAAGGCTGTGACGAGTGTGCTGACTTCACCGGCTTCTGTGCCGACGTGACAGTTGGTTCTGTTGGCTCCTCAGATGAGTACTCGAGCGTCATCCTCCGAACTGAACAGGGTGTCAAGGCATGGGACCTCACCGAGCCGAACCTCGAGTACCACGATCTCGAGGACAAATCTGCCGTCGGGAAACTCCAGGGCTGGGACAAGAAGAAGGCCTTCGAGAGCCTCGAGCGGCCGTTCGATCCCGATGCACCGCGATTCATCGACTACACGGACCACGCCGAGAACTACGGCACGGCGCTGAACCCACACGACCAGGGTCACTAA
- the rpl18a gene encoding 50S ribosomal protein L18Ae, with the protein MSQFTVTGQFETRDGSSKFETTIDAENENLAREHTYSQLGSQHGLKRTQIDLESLEEGDN; encoded by the coding sequence ATGAGTCAGTTCACAGTCACCGGTCAGTTTGAGACCCGCGACGGGTCCTCGAAGTTCGAAACGACAATCGACGCCGAAAACGAAAACCTCGCTCGCGAACACACCTACTCCCAGCTTGGGAGCCAGCACGGACTCAAACGCACGCAGATCGACCTCGAAAGCCTCGAAGAGGGTGACAACTAA
- the pfdA gene encoding prefoldin subunit alpha, producing the protein MGQQQLQQLSQELQELEEQINALEGEVESLRQEKTEIDEATEALETLESGSTVQVPLGGGAYLRATVEDIDEAIVELGANYAAEFEQDGAVDALENKKELVDEQISDLNDEVTELEAESQQLEQQAQQMQQQAMQQQMQQMGQGQGQPDADE; encoded by the coding sequence ATGGGTCAGCAGCAACTTCAGCAGCTCTCTCAGGAACTGCAGGAACTCGAAGAGCAGATCAACGCCCTCGAGGGCGAAGTCGAGTCGCTGCGCCAGGAGAAAACCGAAATCGACGAGGCCACCGAGGCGCTCGAGACGCTCGAGTCGGGTTCGACCGTGCAGGTCCCACTCGGCGGTGGCGCGTACCTTCGCGCGACGGTTGAGGATATCGACGAAGCAATCGTCGAACTCGGCGCGAACTACGCAGCGGAGTTCGAACAGGATGGCGCTGTCGACGCCCTCGAGAACAAGAAAGAACTCGTCGACGAGCAGATTTCCGACCTGAACGACGAGGTCACTGAACTCGAAGCCGAGAGCCAGCAACTCGAACAGCAGGCCCAGCAGATGCAACAGCAGGCGATGCAACAGCAGATGCAGCAGATGGGTCAGGGACAGGGCCAGCCTGACGCTGACGAATAA
- a CDS encoding glutamate-cysteine ligase family protein produces MKSSLEVEYWVVDESGDLVSSDTLLDVSAQVDPEFVEPMIELKTTPCESMRELQNEFLDLLEHVVAAAREQGKRLVPLATPLSSSPAEIPFREKRGTNLQRQIVGPTFDDARVCAGTHIHFEQSNVVDQLNTLTAIDPAFALVNSSSHYRGESIVSCARPYLYRRSCYNACPEQGQLWPYVNSVEEWEQRLESAYETFRDRALEHGIDPAAFDDEFEPYDAVWTPVRLRQAMPTVEWRSPDAALPSQVFQLAEEVGSLVAYADAHGAVVSPDTMLDDTTDEPLSLPAFETVENVVDAAIHNGLADPSVQQYLTQLGFTPSSYTPFADRLPDRRLTDREAATIRLEAAAELEGELTQSRAQA; encoded by the coding sequence ATGAAATCCAGTCTCGAGGTAGAGTATTGGGTCGTCGACGAGAGCGGCGATCTGGTTTCATCTGACACACTGCTTGACGTCTCGGCGCAGGTCGATCCCGAGTTCGTCGAGCCGATGATCGAGCTGAAAACGACACCCTGCGAGTCGATGCGAGAACTGCAAAACGAATTTCTTGACCTGCTCGAGCACGTCGTCGCTGCGGCGCGCGAGCAGGGCAAACGACTCGTCCCGCTTGCGACGCCGCTGTCGTCGTCGCCGGCAGAGATTCCGTTCCGCGAGAAACGCGGCACGAATCTCCAGCGCCAGATCGTCGGTCCGACGTTCGACGACGCCCGTGTCTGTGCGGGAACGCACATCCACTTCGAGCAATCGAACGTCGTCGACCAGTTGAATACGCTGACCGCTATCGATCCGGCGTTTGCACTCGTCAACAGTTCCTCACACTACCGCGGCGAGTCGATTGTCTCGTGTGCGCGGCCCTATCTGTATCGACGCTCGTGTTACAACGCCTGCCCCGAGCAGGGTCAGCTCTGGCCCTACGTCAACAGCGTTGAGGAGTGGGAACAGCGGCTTGAATCGGCCTACGAGACGTTTCGGGACCGCGCACTCGAGCACGGCATCGACCCGGCGGCCTTCGATGACGAGTTCGAACCGTACGATGCGGTCTGGACGCCAGTTCGACTCCGGCAGGCGATGCCGACCGTCGAGTGGCGCTCGCCGGACGCAGCGTTACCAAGCCAGGTCTTTCAACTCGCAGAAGAAGTCGGCTCGCTTGTCGCCTATGCAGACGCCCACGGCGCGGTCGTGTCGCCGGATACGATGCTCGACGATACCACCGACGAGCCGCTCTCGCTTCCGGCGTTCGAGACCGTCGAGAACGTCGTCGATGCTGCGATCCACAACGGACTCGCGGATCCGAGCGTCCAGCAGTATCTCACGCAACTCGGCTTCACTCCCTCGTCGTACACGCCGTTTGCCGACCGGCTGCCCGACAGGCGACTCACCGACCGCGAGGCCGCAACGATTCGACTCGAGGCCGCAGCCGAACTCGAGGGTGAACTCACTCAGTCCCGCGCACAGGCCTGA
- a CDS encoding NAD(P)/FAD-dependent oxidoreductase, producing the protein MTETTDDAAESVLVVGGGPAGLSAALFAQKNGLETTVFDTDETWMHKAHLFNYLGIGSVGGSEFMATARQQVDDFGADRKQGEEVTSVSESGDGFVAETDEGEYEADYLVLATGANRDLAEELGCAFTDDDVVDVGVEMETSVDDVYATGAMGRKEEWQAAISVGDGAAAALNILSKVRGEHYHDFDVPADAARVFGEEVAE; encoded by the coding sequence ATGACTGAGACGACTGACGATGCAGCCGAATCGGTACTTGTTGTTGGTGGCGGTCCTGCTGGCCTGAGCGCAGCACTGTTTGCCCAGAAGAACGGCCTCGAGACGACGGTGTTCGACACCGACGAGACGTGGATGCACAAGGCCCACTTGTTCAACTACCTCGGGATCGGTTCGGTGGGCGGCAGCGAGTTCATGGCCACTGCGCGCCAGCAGGTCGACGACTTCGGCGCGGACCGCAAGCAGGGCGAGGAAGTGACGAGCGTGAGCGAGTCCGGCGATGGATTCGTCGCCGAAACCGACGAGGGCGAGTACGAGGCCGACTATCTCGTGCTGGCGACAGGTGCAAACCGCGACCTCGCGGAAGAACTCGGCTGTGCGTTCACTGACGACGATGTCGTCGACGTCGGCGTCGAGATGGAGACGAGCGTCGACGACGTCTACGCGACGGGGGCGATGGGACGCAAAGAAGAGTGGCAAGCAGCGATTTCGGTCGGTGACGGTGCTGCCGCTGCACTTAACATCCTCTCGAAGGTACGTGGTGAACACTACCACGACTTCGATGTCCCCGCAGACGCAGCGCGCGTCTTCGGTGAGGAAGTCGCGGAGTAA
- a CDS encoding ASCH domain-containing protein: protein MSEIEPSELLPSDRMQEQALKGAVTQIHRGHQYAEEGDTFTIEETTFEVTTVSERTLGDLTDEDAQAEGMDDLEAYRNLLERAHDNFEWDDDSEVVLHEFEPQE from the coding sequence ATGAGCGAAATCGAACCCAGCGAGTTGCTGCCCAGCGACCGAATGCAAGAACAGGCCCTCAAGGGCGCGGTTACCCAGATCCATCGCGGCCATCAGTACGCCGAGGAGGGTGATACGTTCACCATCGAGGAGACAACGTTCGAGGTGACCACCGTGAGCGAGCGCACGCTCGGCGATCTGACCGACGAAGACGCACAGGCCGAAGGCATGGACGACCTCGAGGCCTATCGGAACCTGCTCGAGCGCGCCCACGATAACTTCGAGTGGGACGACGACAGCGAGGTCGTTCTTCACGAGTTCGAACCGCAGGAATAG
- a CDS encoding nitrite/sulfite reductase has product MNTVEQHKQEKHPLDVIEDVYDYAEGELTDEEIEERAGGGEWERLKWAGMYSQKQDDYFMIRTKVPGGYLTPDQAEVIGEVTDDLAVAPEEYGGEEQNELWGDAYLDITTRQDIQKHWIRVEDVPEMWERYDEVGLTTIQGCGDSARNVLGCPAAGLDDHECFNAQPVIDAVSDYFTENREYANLPRKFKITITGCKHDCAQSQINDLGLVPAQKEIGGEHYYGFHARVGGGLSDGPRMGSELDVFIQPEHAVEFCRSVAQTFKELGDRHNRGVCRMRYLVEQMGPEKFEEAIRDRCTVDLPERGEGLTEGYKGDHVGVHDQKQDGLKYVGFNVIAGRMGGDEFAEAARAAKKYGTEDASVRLATDQNFLISHIPEENVEDLLAEPFAQEYQPDPGPFSRGAVGCTGNEFCNYAIIETKKRTKRWARELDKRIDTPDDLEVVRMHMSGCSASCAQPQIADIGFRGETVKLDADEAPDDIQAPNEEGDNLVEGMDFGLGGALGTDNEFLDWVQTAVPAHAVIPALEKLFDAYSDDRNDDERFYAWCRRVDNERLRTIMQGAEAPVAGGVAHGD; this is encoded by the coding sequence ATGAATACAGTCGAACAGCACAAACAGGAAAAACATCCCCTTGACGTTATTGAGGATGTCTACGACTACGCGGAGGGCGAACTCACTGACGAGGAAATCGAGGAACGCGCCGGTGGCGGCGAGTGGGAGCGTCTGAAGTGGGCGGGCATGTACTCCCAGAAGCAGGACGACTACTTCATGATCCGGACCAAGGTCCCGGGTGGCTATCTCACCCCCGACCAGGCTGAGGTCATCGGTGAGGTCACGGATGACCTCGCCGTCGCCCCCGAGGAGTACGGAGGCGAGGAACAGAACGAACTGTGGGGCGACGCCTACCTCGACATCACCACCCGACAGGACATCCAGAAACACTGGATCCGCGTCGAGGACGTCCCCGAGATGTGGGAGCGCTACGACGAGGTCGGCCTGACGACGATTCAGGGCTGTGGTGACTCCGCACGGAACGTGCTTGGCTGCCCCGCAGCCGGGCTCGACGACCACGAGTGTTTCAACGCCCAGCCGGTCATCGACGCCGTCTCGGACTACTTCACCGAGAACCGCGAGTACGCCAACCTGCCCCGGAAGTTCAAGATCACGATCACGGGCTGCAAACACGATTGTGCCCAGTCCCAGATCAACGATCTCGGGCTCGTCCCGGCACAGAAAGAGATCGGCGGCGAGCACTACTACGGCTTCCACGCCCGCGTCGGTGGCGGCCTCTCGGATGGTCCCCGCATGGGCTCGGAACTCGATGTCTTCATCCAGCCCGAACATGCCGTCGAGTTCTGTCGCTCTGTCGCCCAGACGTTCAAGGAACTCGGCGACCGGCACAACCGCGGGGTCTGCCGCATGCGCTATCTCGTCGAGCAGATGGGTCCCGAGAAGTTCGAGGAAGCCATCCGCGACCGCTGTACCGTCGATCTGCCCGAACGCGGCGAGGGTCTGACGGAAGGCTACAAGGGCGACCACGTCGGCGTCCACGACCAGAAACAGGACGGCCTGAAATACGTCGGCTTCAACGTCATCGCCGGCCGCATGGGTGGCGACGAGTTCGCCGAGGCCGCCCGTGCCGCGAAGAAGTACGGCACCGAGGACGCCTCCGTGCGCCTCGCAACCGATCAGAACTTCCTCATTAGCCACATCCCCGAGGAAAACGTCGAGGATCTGCTGGCCGAACCGTTCGCCCAGGAGTACCAGCCCGATCCCGGTCCGTTCTCCCGCGGTGCAGTCGGCTGTACGGGCAACGAGTTCTGTAACTACGCGATCATCGAGACCAAGAAACGAACCAAGCGCTGGGCTCGAGAACTCGACAAGCGAATCGACACGCCCGACGATCTCGAGGTCGTCCGGATGCACATGTCCGGCTGTTCCGCGTCGTGTGCACAGCCACAGATCGCGGATATCGGCTTCCGTGGCGAGACAGTCAAACTCGACGCAGACGAGGCCCCGGACGATATTCAGGCACCCAACGAGGAGGGCGACAATCTCGTCGAAGGGATGGACTTCGGTCTCGGCGGCGCGCTCGGAACGGACAACGAGTTCCTCGATTGGGTCCAGACCGCTGTGCCTGCCCACGCCGTTATTCCGGCTCTCGAGAAGCTGTTCGACGCCTATTCCGACGACCGGAACGACGACGAGCGCTTCTACGCGTGGTGTCGTCGGGTCGACAACGAGCGACTGCGGACGATCATGCAAGGAGCTGAGGCCCCGGTTGCTGGAGGTGTTGCGCATGGAGACTAA
- a CDS encoding phosphatase PAP2 family protein — MSRGIGEFGPIQEVIPEWAAVLVALLTQLGDVWFLAMLVGVVYWFHATKREDAIVIVGLTLGGLALITSLKHVFALPRPGQPLVSLESLPWLVQPLYEATAMASGYGFPSGHALMTTVVYVSLARRLSVGTARQRFAVAAAVIGLVGVSRIALGVHYLVDIVAGIAVGLVFLAGTERLLERYSSEQGTVALALAIVLSALCLGASSVDPDSVLLLGAALGVFAGWQLVRLGTELATLERPSRAVRPIAFRGGLAVAALAPLGVALEYFALLSLPAAGGALGLALAVVVTIPVLHHSERASRVWTATVFWATMALLGLKHLCRPSTWRRGVSRCRAGVSTARGYVRDYRRTGDDHQRS, encoded by the coding sequence ATGTCACGTGGTATCGGCGAATTCGGCCCGATTCAAGAAGTCATTCCTGAGTGGGCTGCAGTGCTCGTGGCTCTCCTCACACAACTTGGCGACGTGTGGTTTCTCGCCATGCTCGTCGGCGTGGTCTACTGGTTTCACGCAACCAAACGTGAGGACGCAATCGTCATCGTCGGTCTCACGCTCGGCGGGTTGGCGCTGATCACCTCGCTGAAACACGTCTTTGCACTTCCGCGGCCGGGCCAGCCACTCGTTTCCCTCGAGTCGCTGCCGTGGCTGGTGCAGCCGCTGTACGAAGCGACGGCGATGGCCAGCGGCTACGGCTTCCCGAGCGGTCACGCGTTGATGACGACCGTCGTCTACGTGAGTCTGGCCAGACGGCTCTCGGTCGGGACGGCGCGACAGCGATTCGCCGTCGCAGCAGCGGTTATCGGACTCGTCGGGGTGTCACGAATCGCACTCGGCGTCCACTATCTCGTCGATATCGTCGCTGGGATCGCTGTCGGCCTCGTGTTTCTGGCCGGTACCGAGCGACTGCTCGAGCGCTACTCAAGTGAACAGGGCACTGTTGCACTCGCGCTTGCAATCGTCCTGAGTGCGCTCTGTCTCGGCGCTAGTAGCGTCGATCCTGATTCCGTCTTGCTTTTGGGTGCCGCTCTCGGTGTCTTTGCTGGCTGGCAACTCGTTCGACTCGGCACCGAACTTGCCACACTCGAGCGGCCGTCCCGCGCAGTGCGTCCGATTGCCTTCCGTGGTGGACTCGCTGTAGCTGCGCTTGCGCCACTGGGTGTTGCGCTCGAGTACTTTGCGCTCCTCTCACTTCCGGCGGCAGGCGGCGCGCTCGGACTCGCACTCGCAGTCGTCGTTACGATCCCAGTGCTCCACCATTCCGAGCGGGCGAGTCGCGTCTGGACGGCGACCGTCTTCTGGGCGACAATGGCTTTGCTCGGGCTGAAACACCTCTGTCGGCCATCGACGTGGCGTCGCGGAGTCAGCCGCTGCCGGGCCGGGGTCTCCACCGCTCGAGGATACGTTCGAGACTACCGACGGACAGGTGACGATCACCAGCGGTCCTGA
- a CDS encoding GNAT family N-acetyltransferase has protein sequence MSTDSGTATIRVATPADAEPVQAIYAPFCDSSAVTFEESAPAVSDMADRIDSTLEDYPWLVCEHDGEVVGYAYASQLRKRRAYQWTVELSVYVAEDARAGGVGRGLYESLFAVLERQGVCDAYAVTTMPNPETEAFHERLGFERLVDFPAMGYSNGEWRDVAWWRRSLSVKPAEPEPITPFDELRENAAVEELLAVGEETLHR, from the coding sequence ATGTCAACGGACTCGGGGACTGCAACCATTCGCGTCGCAACGCCGGCCGACGCGGAGCCGGTGCAGGCGATTTATGCACCGTTCTGTGACTCGTCGGCGGTTACGTTCGAGGAATCCGCACCAGCCGTCTCCGACATGGCGGACCGGATCGACTCGACACTCGAGGACTACCCGTGGCTCGTTTGCGAACACGACGGCGAGGTGGTCGGCTACGCCTACGCGAGCCAACTGCGCAAGCGCCGCGCCTACCAGTGGACCGTCGAACTCTCGGTCTACGTGGCCGAGGACGCCCGCGCTGGCGGTGTCGGGCGCGGCCTCTACGAGTCGCTGTTTGCCGTGCTCGAGCGCCAGGGTGTCTGTGACGCGTACGCGGTGACAACGATGCCGAACCCCGAAACAGAAGCGTTTCACGAGCGACTGGGGTTCGAGCGGCTTGTCGACTTTCCGGCGATGGGGTACTCGAACGGCGAGTGGCGCGACGTGGCCTGGTGGCGACGGTCGCTGTCGGTGAAGCCGGCCGAGCCGGAGCCAATTACGCCGTTCGACGAGTTGCGTGAGAACGCGGCGGTCGAGGAGTTACTTGCTGTCGGCGAGGAGACGCTCCACCGGTAA
- a CDS encoding VOC family protein: MTDTHETPVTPELPDSAFHTTGTDHITVWGSNEEDTVAFYQDLLGMPLVLRQPNLDDPSQTHLFFDTGDGRILTFFVSDDRPSARGQRAGVGAVHHLCFSVDPDEYEDIMDALEEAGHGYNVFDRGIFHSIYTRDNNGLVIELSADKYEMPDDRYGEILAKAQELREADGAEYAKDEHLRGAIEELGLEVVKNDLPDASAGVGGVE; the protein is encoded by the coding sequence ATGACCGACACTCACGAGACCCCAGTCACGCCCGAGTTGCCGGATAGCGCCTTCCACACGACCGGAACCGACCACATCACGGTCTGGGGAAGCAACGAGGAGGACACGGTGGCGTTCTATCAGGACCTGCTTGGGATGCCACTCGTTCTCCGCCAGCCGAATCTCGACGATCCCTCCCAAACGCATCTGTTCTTCGACACCGGCGACGGGCGCATCCTGACCTTTTTCGTCAGCGACGACCGCCCCTCCGCTCGCGGCCAGCGCGCCGGCGTCGGGGCCGTCCACCACCTCTGTTTCAGCGTCGACCCCGACGAGTACGAAGACATCATGGACGCCTTAGAGGAGGCCGGCCACGGCTACAACGTCTTCGACCGCGGCATCTTCCACTCGATCTACACGCGAGATAACAACGGCCTCGTCATCGAACTGAGCGCCGACAAGTACGAGATGCCCGACGACCGCTACGGCGAGATCCTCGCGAAAGCACAGGAACTGCGCGAGGCTGACGGCGCGGAGTACGCCAAAGACGAGCACCTCCGTGGCGCAATCGAGGAACTCGGCCTCGAGGTCGTCAAGAACGATCTGCCCGACGCCAGTGCGGGCGTCGGTGGTGTCGAATGA
- a CDS encoding alpha/beta hydrolase: MSRRGPGGHEGESPHQGQDLATAGTDLADAEAAIILVHGRGATAQSILQMGSELHREGVALFAPQAAQRTWYPNSFLQPVESNEPGRTSGLQAIEDAIAEATDADIPLERIMILGFSQGACLSSEFVARNPDRYGGLVAFSGGLIGQDIDHEAYTAVEGALEGTPAFLGCSDVDPHIPEERVHDTADVLEALGADVETRIYEGMGHGVNEDELEYVSGMVGELLEA, encoded by the coding sequence ATGAGCCGACGCGGACCCGGCGGACACGAGGGCGAGAGCCCACATCAGGGCCAGGACCTGGCGACGGCCGGGACCGACCTCGCAGACGCCGAGGCCGCGATCATCCTCGTCCACGGCCGGGGCGCAACCGCCCAGAGCATCCTCCAGATGGGGAGCGAACTCCACCGCGAGGGTGTCGCCTTGTTCGCCCCGCAGGCCGCCCAGCGAACGTGGTATCCAAACTCGTTTCTCCAACCTGTCGAGTCGAACGAGCCCGGCCGAACCTCCGGCCTGCAGGCCATTGAGGACGCCATCGCCGAGGCGACTGACGCGGATATCCCGCTCGAGCGCATTATGATCCTTGGGTTCTCGCAGGGGGCCTGTCTCTCGAGTGAGTTCGTCGCGCGCAACCCGGACCGATACGGCGGTCTCGTCGCCTTCAGTGGCGGGCTGATCGGTCAGGATATCGACCACGAAGCGTACACCGCAGTCGAGGGTGCTCTCGAGGGCACGCCCGCCTTCCTCGGCTGTAGCGACGTCGACCCGCACATTCCCGAAGAGCGCGTCCACGACACCGCCGACGTGCTTGAGGCCCTCGGCGCCGACGTCGAGACGCGCATCTACGAGGGAATGGGCCACGGCGTCAACGAGGACGAACTCGAGTACGTCTCGGGAATGGTTGGGGAGCTACTCGAGGCGTAA
- the ftsY gene encoding signal recognition particle-docking protein FtsY, translating to MFDNLKDKLGSFRKDAEEAAEENVEEVEDEDDLEEIDETQVEADADLEEIDETQVEADADLEADAAEPPAESDAAQSAEPDASETTAVDDGVADQQGRPAESAAAGETVDPGTEPDSEPESELDAESDSSLDLEGLIEDDEDVADAATDESAAADSSGGPDIIADPAFSGADDDDEENESTGFGRKAKSLVKGKFVIEEEDLEGPLQELELALLAGDVEMGVVDEILDNLRDELIGETRAFTTSTGDVIEEALRDAIYDVISVGQFDFDERIAIEDKPVTIVFTGVNGVGKTTSIAKMSRYLEERGYSSVMANGDTYRAGANEQIQEHADALETKCISHEQGGDPAAVLYDAVEYAEANDIDVVLGDTAGRLHTDEGLMDQLEKIDRVVDPDMTLFVDEAVAGQDAVNRAREFNNAAETDGAILTKADADSNGGAAISVAHVTGKPILFLGVGQGYDHLERFDPDDMVDRLLEDEDDG from the coding sequence ATGTTCGATAACCTGAAAGATAAACTCGGGAGCTTCCGGAAAGACGCCGAAGAGGCGGCTGAAGAGAACGTCGAAGAGGTCGAGGACGAAGACGACCTCGAGGAGATAGACGAGACGCAGGTCGAAGCCGACGCCGACCTCGAGGAGATAGACGAGACGCAGGTCGAAGCCGACGCCGACCTCGAGGCGGATGCCGCCGAACCCCCTGCTGAGAGCGACGCGGCGCAATCAGCCGAGCCGGACGCTTCGGAGACCACTGCAGTCGACGATGGCGTTGCCGACCAACAGGGGAGGCCAGCCGAGTCGGCAGCGGCAGGTGAGACGGTTGACCCCGGTACTGAACCGGACTCGGAGCCGGAATCCGAACTCGACGCTGAAAGCGACTCCAGTCTCGACCTCGAGGGACTGATCGAGGACGACGAGGACGTCGCCGACGCTGCAACCGACGAGTCCGCCGCAGCCGACTCGTCCGGCGGCCCCGACATCATCGCCGATCCGGCGTTCAGTGGCGCTGATGACGATGACGAGGAAAACGAGTCTACCGGCTTCGGTCGGAAGGCTAAATCCCTCGTCAAAGGCAAGTTCGTCATCGAAGAAGAAGATCTCGAGGGACCGTTACAGGAACTCGAGTTGGCGCTGCTTGCGGGTGACGTGGAGATGGGCGTCGTCGACGAAATTCTCGACAACCTGCGCGACGAGCTCATCGGCGAGACGCGTGCCTTCACGACGTCGACTGGCGACGTGATCGAGGAAGCGCTTCGCGACGCCATCTACGACGTGATCAGTGTCGGCCAATTCGATTTCGACGAGCGCATTGCCATCGAAGACAAGCCAGTCACCATCGTCTTCACCGGCGTCAACGGCGTCGGCAAGACGACCTCGATTGCGAAGATGAGCCGCTATCTCGAGGAACGGGGCTACTCTTCGGTGATGGCAAACGGCGACACCTACCGGGCCGGTGCGAACGAGCAGATTCAGGAACACGCCGACGCACTCGAGACGAAGTGCATCAGCCACGAACAGGGCGGCGACCCCGCCGCGGTGTTGTACGACGCCGTCGAATACGCTGAGGCCAACGACATCGACGTGGTCCTCGGCGATACGGCAGGCCGACTCCACACCGACGAGGGGTTGATGGACCAACTCGAGAAGATCGACCGCGTCGTCGACCCCGATATGACGCTGTTCGTCGACGAAGCCGTCGCCGGGCAGGACGCAGTCAACCGCGCTCGAGAGTTCAACAACGCTGCTGAAACCGACGGCGCAATCCTGACGAAAGCCGACGCCGACTCCAACGGTGGCGCGGCGATCTCGGTGGCTCACGTCACCGGAAAGCCGATTCTGTTCCTCGGCGTCGGTCAGGGCTACGACCATCTCGAGCGGTTCGATCCCGACGACATGGTGGACCGACTGCTCGAGGACGAGGACGACGGATAG